A genomic stretch from Bradyrhizobium sp. 195 includes:
- the thiS gene encoding sulfur carrier protein ThiS, which produces MRVIVNGEAREVNSGSVDALLSELDYEGTHFAIALNYDVVPKSRWAETPLKAGDEIEIITPRQGG; this is translated from the coding sequence ATGCGCGTGATCGTCAACGGTGAGGCGCGCGAGGTGAACTCGGGAAGCGTCGACGCGCTGCTCTCGGAGCTCGATTACGAGGGCACCCATTTCGCCATCGCGCTCAACTACGACGTCGTGCCGAAAAGCCGCTGGGCCGAGACGCCGCTGAAGGCCGGTGACGAGATCGAGATCATCACGCCGCGGCAGGGAGGGTGA
- a CDS encoding thiamine phosphate synthase — protein sequence MPYPDRFYPVVDSLKWVERLTKLGVGTIQLRAKELNDADALQIVTDALAITEGTQAKLVVNDYWRAAVVAGAKYLHLGQEDLADADLKAIREAGLSLGISTHDDAELATALEAKPDYVALGPIFFTTLKSMRFEPQGIPKITEWKKRIGTIPLVAIGGIKFEHAAEIFAAGADSIAVVSDVTQNADPDARVRQWLGLKEAA from the coding sequence ATGCCGTATCCTGATCGCTTCTATCCCGTCGTCGACAGCCTCAAATGGGTCGAACGCCTGACCAAGCTCGGCGTCGGCACCATCCAGCTGCGCGCGAAAGAGCTCAACGACGCCGACGCGCTGCAGATCGTCACCGACGCGCTGGCGATCACTGAGGGCACGCAGGCCAAGCTGGTCGTGAACGATTATTGGCGCGCGGCGGTCGTCGCCGGCGCGAAATATTTGCATCTTGGCCAGGAGGATCTGGCCGACGCGGACCTGAAAGCGATCCGCGAAGCCGGCCTGTCGCTCGGCATCTCCACCCACGACGACGCCGAGCTCGCAACCGCGCTCGAAGCCAAGCCCGACTACGTCGCGCTCGGTCCGATCTTCTTCACCACCTTGAAGTCGATGCGCTTCGAGCCGCAGGGCATTCCAAAGATCACCGAATGGAAGAAGCGCATCGGCACCATCCCGCTGGTCGCGATCGGCGGCATCAAGTTCGAGCACGCCGCGGAGATCTTTGCCGCCGGCGCGGATTCGATCGCTGTGGTCAGCGACGTCACGCAAAATGCCGACCCGGATGCGCGGGTGCGGCAATGGCTAGGCCTGAAGGAGGCTGCGTGA
- a CDS encoding thiazole synthase yields the protein MVTFYGKTFASRLLIGSALYPSPAIMQSAIRASGSSIVTVSLRRESAGGKTGDAFWNLIRELDVTVLPNTAGCRTVREAVTTAKLARELFGTSWIKLEVIADNDTLQPDVVGLVEAATILIKDGFEVFPYCTEDLSVANRLVDAGCKVVMPWAAPIGSAKGITNRDALKLLRERLPDITLVVDAGIGAPSHAAEALELGFDAVLLNTAIAKAADPVAMANAFRLGCDAGRTAYEAGLMNARDFASPSTPVVGTPFWHAVS from the coding sequence ATGGTGACCTTCTACGGCAAAACCTTCGCCTCCCGCCTGCTGATCGGCAGCGCGCTCTATCCCTCGCCTGCGATCATGCAGTCAGCGATCCGCGCCTCCGGCTCGAGCATCGTCACGGTGTCGCTGCGGCGCGAATCCGCCGGCGGCAAGACTGGCGACGCGTTCTGGAATCTGATCCGCGAGCTCGACGTCACCGTGCTGCCGAACACCGCGGGATGCCGCACGGTGCGCGAGGCGGTGACGACCGCAAAACTCGCCCGCGAATTGTTCGGCACGTCCTGGATCAAGCTCGAAGTGATCGCCGACAACGACACGCTGCAGCCCGACGTCGTCGGCCTGGTCGAGGCCGCGACCATCCTGATCAAGGACGGCTTTGAAGTGTTCCCCTATTGCACCGAGGATCTCTCGGTCGCGAACCGCCTCGTTGACGCCGGCTGCAAGGTGGTGATGCCGTGGGCCGCGCCGATCGGCAGCGCCAAGGGCATCACCAACCGCGATGCGCTGAAGCTGCTGCGCGAACGGCTGCCGGACATCACGCTGGTGGTCGACGCCGGCATCGGTGCGCCCAGCCACGCGGCAGAGGCGCTCGAGCTTGGCTTCGACGCCGTGCTGCTCAACACCGCGATCGCCAAAGCGGCAGATCCTGTCGCGATGGCCAACGCCTTCCGCCTCGGCTGTGATGCCGGCCGCACCGCTTACGAAGCCGGGCTGATGAACGCCCGCGACTTCGCCTCCCCCTCCACCCCTGTCGTTGGGACCCCGTTCTGGCATGCCGTATCCTGA